In the Festucalex cinctus isolate MCC-2025b chromosome 10, RoL_Fcin_1.0, whole genome shotgun sequence genome, one interval contains:
- the klhl26 gene encoding kelch-like protein 26 isoform X2, with translation MASKNTPLRCTFSAPLHSATLLQGLSILRAQGQLLDVVLAINEERFQVHKAVLAACSDYFRAMFTGGMKESNQNTIELKGLSARGLKHIIDFAYSSEVTLDLDCIQDVLGAAVFLQMVPVVELCEEFLQSAMSVKTCLHIDQMATTFSLSSLKASVDAFTFCHFLQIAEEEDFLHIPMERLVFFLQSNKLKNCSEIDLFHAAIRWLRHDESRRAQASNVLCHVRFPLMRSAELVDSIQRVDIMVEDEQCRQYLLEAFNYQILPFRQHEAQSPRTLIRSDVVSFITFGGTPYTDNDRTVSTKVYYLPDIASRQFKELTEMDTGCSHACVAVLDNFVYVVGGQHLQYRSGEGAVDSCMRFDPHLNQWLRIQPMQEARIQFHLNVLNGKLYATGGRNRSGSLASVECYCPKKNEWTYVEPLKRRIWGHAGTPCGEKLYISGGYGVSLDDKKTLHCYDPVDDQWDFRAPMNEPRVLHSMICSRDRVYALGGRMDHVDRCFDVLAVEYYDPQSDQWTTVSPMRAGQSEAGCCLLDGKIYIVGGYNWHLNNVTSIVQVYNTETDEWERDLHFPESFAGIACTPIILPQTHVEYLTSWL, from the exons ATGGCTAGCAAGAATACCCCCCTTCGCTGCACGTTTTCAGCCCCCCTGCACAGTGCCACTCTCCTCCAGGGCTTGTCGATTTTGAGGGCTCAAGGCCAACTTCTTGACGTGGTGTTGGCCATCAATGAGGAGCGCTTCCAGGTCCACAAAGCTGTGCTGGCCGCTTGTAGTGATTACTTCAG AGCTATGTTCACTGGAGGCATGAAGGAGTCAAATCAAAATACCATTGAGCTGAAAGGTTTGTCTGCCCGGGGCCTAAAGCATATCATAGACTTTGCTTACAGTTCGGAAGTCACTTTAGATCTGGACTGCATTCAGGATGTCCTTGGAGCAGCTGTCTTCCTCCAGATGGTCCCTGTTGTGGAACTTTGCGAAGAGTTCCTCCAGTCAGCCATGAGCGTTAAGACCTGCCTACACATTGACCAGATGGCAACCACCTTCAGCTTGTCTTCCCTCAAGGCGTCGGTGGATGCCTTCACCTTTTGCCACTTCCTTCAAATAGCCGAAGAGGAGGACTTCCTGCACATTCCTATGGAGCGCCTCGTCTTCTTTCTGCAGAGCAACAAGCTGAAGAATTGTAGCGAGATTGATCTCTTCCACGCGGCTATTCGATGGCTGCGGCACGATGAGTCTCGCCGTGCTCAAGCCAGCAATGTCCTCTGCCATGTGCGCTTCCCTCTTATGCGTTCGGCTGAGCTGGTGGACAGTATTCAGAGGGTCGACATCATGGTGGAGGATGAGCAGTGCCGCCAGTACCTCCTGGAGGCCTTCAATTACCAAATTCTTCCATTCCGGCAGCACGAGGCGCAATCGCCGCGCACACTCATTCGTTCCGACGTCGTGTCTTTCATCACCTTTGGCGGCACGCCGTACACCGACAACGACCGCACAGTAAGCACCAAGGTGTACTACCTCCCTGACATCGCTTCCCGCCAGTTTAAGGAGTTGACTGAGATGGACACAGGGTGCAGCCACGCCTGCGTGGCCGTCCTTGATAACTTTGTGTACGTTGTGGGCGGGCAGCATTTACAGTATCGCAGTGGCGAGGGGGCTGTTGACAGCTGTATGCGCTTCGATCCGCACTTGAACCAGTGGCTACGCATCCAGCCAATGCAGGAGGCCCGCATCCAGTTTCATCTCAATGTCTTGAATGGTAAACTTTATGCCACCGGAGGGCGCAATCGATCTGGCAGTCTGGCGTCTGTGGAGTGCTACTGCCCAAAGAAGAATGAGTGGACTTACGTGGAGCCATTAAAACGCAGGATTTGGGGTCACGCAGGGACTCCCTGTGGAGAAAAGCTGTACATCTCGGGTGGTTACGGCGTCTCTTTGGATGACAAGAAAACTCTTCACTGTTACGACCCGGTGGACGACCAGTGGGACTTCAGAGCGCCGATGAATGAACCTCGAGTACTGCATTCCATGATATGCAGTCGCGATCGGGTTTATGCGTTGGGCGGACGCATGGACCATGTTGACCGCTGCTTTGATGTGCTGGCTGTCGAGTATTACGATCCACAGAGTGACCAGTGGACCACAGTCAGCCCGATGAGAGCAGGGCAGTCTGAGGCCGGCTGCTGCTTACTGGATGGAAAGATCTACATTGTCGGGGGCTACAACTGGCACCTGAACAACGTCACAAGCATCGTCCAGGTGTACAACACAGAGACTGATGAGTGGGAAAGAGATTTGCACTTCCCCGAATCCTTTGCTGGGATAGCTTGTACACCAATAATACTTCCGCAGACACACGTTGAATATCTGACCTCTTGGCTGTGA
- the klhl26 gene encoding kelch-like protein 26 isoform X1 codes for MAKSDGGVIASTHSQNSMASKNTPLRCTFSAPLHSATLLQGLSILRAQGQLLDVVLAINEERFQVHKAVLAACSDYFRAMFTGGMKESNQNTIELKGLSARGLKHIIDFAYSSEVTLDLDCIQDVLGAAVFLQMVPVVELCEEFLQSAMSVKTCLHIDQMATTFSLSSLKASVDAFTFCHFLQIAEEEDFLHIPMERLVFFLQSNKLKNCSEIDLFHAAIRWLRHDESRRAQASNVLCHVRFPLMRSAELVDSIQRVDIMVEDEQCRQYLLEAFNYQILPFRQHEAQSPRTLIRSDVVSFITFGGTPYTDNDRTVSTKVYYLPDIASRQFKELTEMDTGCSHACVAVLDNFVYVVGGQHLQYRSGEGAVDSCMRFDPHLNQWLRIQPMQEARIQFHLNVLNGKLYATGGRNRSGSLASVECYCPKKNEWTYVEPLKRRIWGHAGTPCGEKLYISGGYGVSLDDKKTLHCYDPVDDQWDFRAPMNEPRVLHSMICSRDRVYALGGRMDHVDRCFDVLAVEYYDPQSDQWTTVSPMRAGQSEAGCCLLDGKIYIVGGYNWHLNNVTSIVQVYNTETDEWERDLHFPESFAGIACTPIILPQTHVEYLTSWL; via the exons ATGGCGAAGTCGGATGGTGGGGTTATCGCATCGACACATTCGCAGAACAG TATGGCTAGCAAGAATACCCCCCTTCGCTGCACGTTTTCAGCCCCCCTGCACAGTGCCACTCTCCTCCAGGGCTTGTCGATTTTGAGGGCTCAAGGCCAACTTCTTGACGTGGTGTTGGCCATCAATGAGGAGCGCTTCCAGGTCCACAAAGCTGTGCTGGCCGCTTGTAGTGATTACTTCAG AGCTATGTTCACTGGAGGCATGAAGGAGTCAAATCAAAATACCATTGAGCTGAAAGGTTTGTCTGCCCGGGGCCTAAAGCATATCATAGACTTTGCTTACAGTTCGGAAGTCACTTTAGATCTGGACTGCATTCAGGATGTCCTTGGAGCAGCTGTCTTCCTCCAGATGGTCCCTGTTGTGGAACTTTGCGAAGAGTTCCTCCAGTCAGCCATGAGCGTTAAGACCTGCCTACACATTGACCAGATGGCAACCACCTTCAGCTTGTCTTCCCTCAAGGCGTCGGTGGATGCCTTCACCTTTTGCCACTTCCTTCAAATAGCCGAAGAGGAGGACTTCCTGCACATTCCTATGGAGCGCCTCGTCTTCTTTCTGCAGAGCAACAAGCTGAAGAATTGTAGCGAGATTGATCTCTTCCACGCGGCTATTCGATGGCTGCGGCACGATGAGTCTCGCCGTGCTCAAGCCAGCAATGTCCTCTGCCATGTGCGCTTCCCTCTTATGCGTTCGGCTGAGCTGGTGGACAGTATTCAGAGGGTCGACATCATGGTGGAGGATGAGCAGTGCCGCCAGTACCTCCTGGAGGCCTTCAATTACCAAATTCTTCCATTCCGGCAGCACGAGGCGCAATCGCCGCGCACACTCATTCGTTCCGACGTCGTGTCTTTCATCACCTTTGGCGGCACGCCGTACACCGACAACGACCGCACAGTAAGCACCAAGGTGTACTACCTCCCTGACATCGCTTCCCGCCAGTTTAAGGAGTTGACTGAGATGGACACAGGGTGCAGCCACGCCTGCGTGGCCGTCCTTGATAACTTTGTGTACGTTGTGGGCGGGCAGCATTTACAGTATCGCAGTGGCGAGGGGGCTGTTGACAGCTGTATGCGCTTCGATCCGCACTTGAACCAGTGGCTACGCATCCAGCCAATGCAGGAGGCCCGCATCCAGTTTCATCTCAATGTCTTGAATGGTAAACTTTATGCCACCGGAGGGCGCAATCGATCTGGCAGTCTGGCGTCTGTGGAGTGCTACTGCCCAAAGAAGAATGAGTGGACTTACGTGGAGCCATTAAAACGCAGGATTTGGGGTCACGCAGGGACTCCCTGTGGAGAAAAGCTGTACATCTCGGGTGGTTACGGCGTCTCTTTGGATGACAAGAAAACTCTTCACTGTTACGACCCGGTGGACGACCAGTGGGACTTCAGAGCGCCGATGAATGAACCTCGAGTACTGCATTCCATGATATGCAGTCGCGATCGGGTTTATGCGTTGGGCGGACGCATGGACCATGTTGACCGCTGCTTTGATGTGCTGGCTGTCGAGTATTACGATCCACAGAGTGACCAGTGGACCACAGTCAGCCCGATGAGAGCAGGGCAGTCTGAGGCCGGCTGCTGCTTACTGGATGGAAAGATCTACATTGTCGGGGGCTACAACTGGCACCTGAACAACGTCACAAGCATCGTCCAGGTGTACAACACAGAGACTGATGAGTGGGAAAGAGATTTGCACTTCCCCGAATCCTTTGCTGGGATAGCTTGTACACCAATAATACTTCCGCAGACACACGTTGAATATCTGACCTCTTGGCTGTGA